A region of Deinococcus rubellus DNA encodes the following proteins:
- a CDS encoding VanZ family protein yields the protein MRPAANRVWWWPALALMALLWWLSSRADPLGLPLPHPLDWAAHLLSYAALGFCLGRASGSGATGWILAAWFGAFDEMHQAFVPGREAGLQDWWFDLLGGWAGSVWLGSGLREWWPGLSRRRGTP from the coding sequence CCCGCCGCCAACCGGGTGTGGTGGTGGCCCGCGCTGGCACTGATGGCCCTGCTGTGGTGGCTGAGTAGCCGCGCCGACCCGCTGGGCCTACCGCTGCCGCACCCACTCGACTGGGCGGCGCACCTTCTGAGCTACGCAGCGCTGGGCTTCTGCCTGGGGCGGGCGTCCGGCTCGGGGGCCACTGGCTGGATTCTGGCGGCCTGGTTCGGTGCCTTCGACGAAATGCATCAGGCATTCGTGCCGGGGCGCGAGGCGGGTCTTCAGGACTGGTGGTTTGATCTGCTGGGCGGCTGGGCCGGGAGCGTCTGGCTGGGCAGCGGCCTGCGCGAGTGGTGGCCCGGTCTGTCCAGGCGACGCGGGACACCCTAG